In Malus sylvestris chromosome 15, drMalSylv7.2, whole genome shotgun sequence, a single genomic region encodes these proteins:
- the LOC126601389 gene encoding rhomboid-like protein 11, chloroplastic — MSRFLLQLQHLQTLTKPSKLQFVPSTCFSHHPNLTLNLKFPPDHTKPSKLHLSPRPLLPATARSPIIVCKSNGSDSLDLDVLSRPEERGKPHRRANGIFWIILANIGIYLADHVFQVRAIKMLYLYHNWPTWYQFLTATFCHANWSHLSSNLFFLYIFGKLVEEEEGNFALWLCYILTGVGANLVSWLVLPRNAVSVGASGAVFGLFTISVLVKMSWDWRKILEVLILGQFVVEKVMEAAQASTALSGTFGRNSLMNVNHIAHLSGALVGVFLVWILSKVPSEPPSQEGSNFQSKAGRTRL, encoded by the exons ATGTCCCGGTTTCTGCTCCAGCTCCAGCATCTTCAAACGCTCACTAAACCCAGCAAACTCCAATTCGTACCCAGCACTTGCTTCTCTCACCATCCCAACCTCACTCTCAATCTCAAGTTTCCCCCCGACCACACCAAACCCAGCAAACTCCACCTCTCTCCCCGCCCCCTTCTTCCCGCCACCGCTCGATCCCCCATAATAGTCTGCAAATCCAACGGCTCAG ACAGCCTAGACTTAGATGTTCTATCACGGCCAGAAGAGCGAGGGAAGCCGCACCGACGCGCCAACGGAATATTCTGGATTATACTTGCTAACATTGGGATTTACTTAGCTGATCATGTGTTCCAG GTTCGCGCGATTAAAATGCTCTACTTGTACCACAATTGGCCTACATGGTACCAGTTTCTAACAGCAACATTCTGTCATGCTAATTG GAGCCATCTCTCGAGCAACCTCTTCTTCTTGTATATTTTTG GTAAGCTagttgaagaagaggaagggaaTTTTGCTCTGTGGCTTTGTTATATTCTTACCGGGGTTGGAGCAAACCTTGTATCGTGGCTTGTTCTACCACGAAATGCAGTTTCAGTTGGAGCCTCTGGTGCTGTTTTCGGATTATTTACCATTAGTGTGCTTGTAAAG ATGTCTTGGGACTGGAGGAAGATCCTCGAAGTGCTTATATTGGGCCAATTTGTTGTAGAAAAG GTTATGGAAGCAGCCCAAGCTTCTACTGCATTATCGGGCACCTTTGGTAGAAATTCGTTGATGAATGTCAATCACATTGCCCATCTCTCAGGTGCTCTTGTTGGTGTTTTTCTGGTATGGATTCTCAGCAAGGTTCCTTCTGAACCCCCATCACAAGAAGGATCGAATTTCCAAAGCAAAGCAGGCAGAACTCGGTTATAA
- the LOC126601392 gene encoding protein SYM1-like has product MFRLWKWYQNSLSVHPIKTQVISSGLIWGFGDITAQTITHSTAQESERIQAQGEDEKLKINWRRVGTTSLFGFGFVGPVGHLWYEGLDRYIRSRLLLQPNSFRFVASKVAIDGFLFGPLDLLVFFTYMGFSAGKSFPQIKQDVKRDFLPAFVLEGGVWPIVQVVNFRFIPVRYQLLYVNFFCLLDSSFLSWLEQQQDAPWKQWLKSLVHVSKQNGDER; this is encoded by the exons ATGTTTAGGCTGTGGAAATGGTACCAGAATTCTTTATCTGTTCATCCGATTAAGACGCAGGTCATCAGCTCCGGTTTGATTTGGGGGTTTGGTGACATAACTGCCCAGACCATCACCCACTCCACGGCCCAGGAAAGCGAGCGGATTCAAGCTcag GGTGAAGATGAAAAGTTAAAGATCAACTGGAGAAGAGTGGGTACAACCAGCTTGTTCGGATTTGGGTTTGTCGGGCCTGTTGGCCACCTCTG GTATGAAGGTTTAGATCGATATATAAGGTCAAGACTTCTGCTTCAACCAAACTCATTTCGGTTTGTTGCTTCTAAAGTAGCGATTGATGGATTCCTTTTTGGGCCATTGGATTTACTTGTGTTTTTCACATACATGGGTTTTTCTGCCGGAAAGAGTTTTCCTCAAATCAAGCAAGATGTGAAAAGGGATTTTCTACCAGCCTTTGTTCTAGAAGGAGGCGTATGGCCGATTGTACAAGTAGTAAACTTTCGGTTTATACCTGTGAGGTATCAGCTCCTCTATGTCAACTTCTTTTGCTTGTTGGATAGCTCTTTTTTGTCATGGCTCGAGCAACAACAGGATGCTCCATGGAAGCAATGGTTGAAATCATTAGTACATGTTAGCAAGCAAAAcggtgatgaaaggtga
- the LOC126601374 gene encoding proline-rich receptor-like protein kinase PERK14 — protein MSSPPRSLPPAASPVTTPPPLTPSFPPLLPPLLPSPFPQPLMPPLPQIAPSSPTSTPPTLPPINNSDPPVSSPPPPPLTSPPPQLPPLPVLLPPSTVTPPPTPSATSPPPPTLVTSSPPSHSPPPSVVTSSPQPPSPPLTPLPSTPSLPPLSPPLPPPHVSPPIIPSTAPPPPALSTPTPPAPTSPTTQTPPLASPTNDSPPPALPPPLASTLQPSPSNNNSIIPPPTTLTMPPQSMLHPPLSSSLPTTLQVHNPRANKSTAFIAGSCAVGGLVAVALFLAILFLCYNRRRSKNNSALLADPHKTPPFATKDVRLPGVHVIRVLSSSNVPQSPISRNAGSASIKSRYQFPHPPQTQRPAGSPFDFSNGIFTYDQIVVATNGFSEANLLGQGGFGYVHKGVLPSGKEVAVKQLKTGSRQGEREFQSEVDIISRVHHKHLVSLVGYCKTGVDRLLVYEFVPNNTLEFHLHGEGQPVLEWEIRLRIATGSAKGLAYLHEDCNPKIIHRDIKASNILLDHNFEAKVSDFGLAKSFSDTNTHITHFSTRVVGTFGYLAPEYASSGKVTDKSDVYSYGVVLLELITGRRPISTSESIRNKGLVQWARPLLTQALEDGDFDALTDPRLEKNYKKNEMARMVACAAACVRHSAWLRPRMSQVVHALEGVASLTELREGITPGNSTLHNGFENAYLDISRYSETTSGYGLNLSGSSSEGQRMVWS, from the exons ATGTCTTCGCCGCCACGGTCACTGCCTCCTGCTGCTTCTCCAGTTACCACTCCACCTCCATTGACACCGTCATTTCCTCCACTTCTGCCGCCATTGTTGCCGTCACCATTTCCACAACCGTTGATGCCGCCATTGCCACAAATAGCAccatcctcacccactagtacTCCTCCTACTCTGCCGCCTATAAACAACTCTGACCCTCCTGTTTCCTCACCACCACCGCCTCCTCTAACATCTCCGCCACCTCAGCTTCCACCATTGCCAGTTCTGTTGCCACCATCTACGGTCACTCCTCCACCAACGCCTTCAGCCACTTCTCCTCCACCACCAACACTGGTCACCTCTTCACCTCCATCgcattcaccaccaccatcagtaGTGACCTCTTCCCCTCAACCACCCTCGCCACCGCTAACTCCACTGCCATCAACACCTTCTCTTCCGCCACTATCACCACCTTTACCACCACCACATGTTTCCCCTCCTATAATCCCATCAACCGCTCCACCACCACCTGCATTGTCAACTCCTACTCCACCAGCCCCCACCAGCCCCACCACCCAAACACCACCATTAGCGAGTCCAACCAACGACTCTCCACCACCTGCATTGCCTCCCCCATTGGCCAGCACTCTGCAGCCATCTCCCTCCAACAATAACTCCATAATCCCACCTCCAACCACATTGACAATGCCGCCTCAGTCAATGCTACATCCACCATTATCCTCATCCCTGCCAACCACCTTGCAAGTCCACAACCCAAGAGCAAACAAGAGCACAGCTTTCATAGCCGGATCATGCGCCGTTGGTGGACTTGTCGCCGTCGCTCTCTTCCTTGCCATTCTGTTTCTCTGTTACAATCGTAGGCGGAGTAAAAACAACAGTGCCCTTTTGGCGGATCCCCATAAAACACCACCATTCGCCACAAAAG ATGTTCGTCTACCAGGAGTCCATGTTATCAGGGTGCTATCCAGCTCCAACGTCCCACAATCTCCAATAAGCCGCAATGCGGGCTCTGCTTCGATCAAATCCAGATATCAGTTTCCACATCCGCCTCAAACTCAAAGGCCAGCTGGGTCGCCTTTCGATTTCTCAAATGGGATTTTCACATATGATCAAATAGTGGTGGCAACCAATGGCTTTTCTGAAGCCAACCTTCTTGGACAAGGCGGCTTCGGGTATGTTCACAAGGGAGTGCTTccaagtggaaaagaagttgcaGTCAAGCAGTTGAAGACAGGAAGCCGGCAAGGGGAGCGAGAATTTCAGTCCGAGGTTGACATCATTAGCCGCGTTCATCACAAGCATCTGGTTTCTTTGGTTGGATACTGCAAAACCGGGGTTGATAGGTTGCTTGTTTATGAGTTTGTTCCAAACAACACCTTGGAATTCCACTTACACG GAGAAGGGCAGCCTGTTCTGGAGTGGGAAATCAGACTCAGAATTGCTACTGGATCAGCAAAAGGACTCGCATATCTCCATGAAGATT GCAATCCAAAAATCATTCATCGCGACATCAAAGCGTCTAATATTCTTCTGGATCATAACTTTGAAGCCAAG GTTTCTGACTTTGGACTGGCCAAATCTTTCTCTGATACCAACACTCACATCACTCACTTTTCGACACGAGTAGTGGGAACGTTTGG ATACCTGGCTCCAGAATATGCATCGAGCGGTAAGGTAACTGACAAATCAGACGTGTATTCATATGGGGTTGTACTTCTAGAACTGATCACTGGACGCCGTCCTATCAGTACTTCAGAATCCATAAGGAACAAGGGCCTAGTGCAGTGG GCCAGGCCATTGCTCACTCAAGCGCTGGAAGATGGTGATTTCGATGCACTTACTGATCCAAGATTGGAGAAAAACTACAAGAAGAATGAGATGGCTCGAATGGTTGCTTGCGCCGCTGCTTGCGTACGGCATTCAGCATGGCTTCGACCGCGAATGAGCCAA GTAGTCCACGCTTTAGAAGGAGTCGCTTCCTTGACGGAGCTTCGTGAAGGAATCACACCAGGAAACAGCACATTACACAATGGCTTCGAGAATGCATACCTCGATATCAGTAGGTACAGTGAAACTACCAGTGGATACGGTCTTAACCTTTCCGGCTCCAGCAGCGAGGGCCAACGAATGGTGTGGAGTTAa